TTATCTCATTGTAACTTTTGCAAATATTATTTTATGTTATATTTGGCTGGAGCTATTTTTGCAAAATCCAATCTATCTTGCACAAACTTTAAATATGTTTTTGTTTTTAATTCTTGGGATTTTTTACTATTTCAAATGGAATCAAGAAGCTAAAGAAAATAAAGGTTAAAAAATGCAGGCAATAATCTTAGCTAATGGCTCTTTTCCTAAAAAAAAGTTACTAATTCAAGAGATTTTAGATTCTAAAAATTTAGTTGTATGTGATGGTGCTATCAAGCATTTGACCAAGATTCAAAAAGAACCTAATGTAATTATTGGGGATTTAGACAGCATTTCCCCTCAACTTAAGAAAAAATTTTTTCAAAAAATTATCCACATTAAAGAGCAAGATACAAATGATCTTACAAAAGCCTTTAATTATTGTATTACAAAGGGTTTTAAGGATATTGTGATTTTTGGTGCTACGGGAAAAAGAGAAGATCATACCCTAGCAAATATCTTTTTGCTTCATACCTACTCTAAGAAAGTAAAAAAAGTCTGTATTAAAAGTGATTTTGGTATTTTTGAAATTTATACCCCTCCTTGTAATATCCCAAGCAAAAAAGGTCAGCAAATCTCGATATTTTGCCTAGATGCCACTTGTAAGCTTACTTCAAAGGGGCTAAAATACCCTCTTTACAACCTTGCCCTAACCTCTTTAGAACAAGGAACACTCAATGAGGCATTGGGTGAAAATTTCAGTATCAACGCCTCAAAACCCACTCAAATTATTATTTATAAAACACTTTAATTTAAATCTTTCAAGACAGATGCGCTCCTAGTCTCTAACATCCCTTGCCTACCCTCATAGCAATCAAACTTTGCAATTACATAATAGCGCTTTGCATCTATAGAATCTGTGGCAATCTTTAAAACCTCAAGAGCCTCTGACATATCTTTACATTCTACACTTGTCCCCATTGAGGCAAGTTCAAATTTAACACCCTTTTGTTTTAGTGTTTTTAATACATTTACTACCTCTTGTCTCTTTGATATTTCTCCGCTAATGCTAAAGATGCTCATTTCCATCAAAACTGCCATTTAAAAAACTCCTTAGTTTAAAATCTGCCAGTTATGATACTATAACACAAAAATTAAAAGGAATGATGTGATAAAGAATCAAAGTATTGAGTCTTTAAAGCAACAAATTGACATCGTTGATATTATAGGAAGCTATATAGATATCAAAAAAACTGGAAGCAATTATAGTGCGTGCTGTCCATTTCATAGCGAAAAAACTCCTAGCTTTATGATAAGTCCTGTAAAAAATATTTTTCATTGTTATGGTTGTGGCACAGGTGGGGATGCAATCAAGTTTGTGATGGAATATGAAAAAATAGATTTTGTCGAGGCGATAGAAAAAATCGCTCATTTTTATAATTTTGAATTAGAGTATGAAACCAGTAATTATAAAAAAACAAGCTTTCAAACAGAATACAGCTTGCTTGAGAATATCTTAAATTTTTATCATCAGCAACTCTATAAATACCCTAAGATTCTAGATTATCTCAA
The Helicobacter sp. 'house sparrow 1' DNA segment above includes these coding regions:
- a CDS encoding thiamine diphosphokinase — protein: MQAIILANGSFPKKKLLIQEILDSKNLVVCDGAIKHLTKIQKEPNVIIGDLDSISPQLKKKFFQKIIHIKEQDTNDLTKAFNYCITKGFKDIVIFGATGKREDHTLANIFLLHTYSKKVKKVCIKSDFGIFEIYTPPCNIPSKKGQQISIFCLDATCKLTSKGLKYPLYNLALTSLEQGTLNEALGENFSINASKPTQIIIYKTL
- a CDS encoding thiamine-binding protein, with product MAVLMEMSIFSISGEISKRQEVVNVLKTLKQKGVKFELASMGTSVECKDMSEALEVLKIATDSIDAKRYYVIAKFDCYEGRQGMLETRSASVLKDLN